From a single Mycolicibacterium mengxianglii genomic region:
- a CDS encoding IclR family transcriptional regulator produces the protein MAIPEPGRSSPPTERVVAVLEFLAAHPQDSFGLSDLSRRTGLSKPTCLGIVTTLAERGYLLRDSVDKTYRLGPALIALGHTAQESLRVSPAARDELRRLSGSCHTTAALSAVVDERITLLEVVAPPGVDIGVRVGQSYPFAPPVGLMFVLWDDEALRRWLIKEPTIPLRTDTRRLDRVIAECRTTGYLVERLTPGGRRLYGLMAGMSSTLPDELRALLGELISDIGERVYLRSEAGTAKRHDVSVISAPVYDHHCRQVMVVSLQIGRALTDAEIGRHAKNLLVTAAALTTQLGGRSPTVS, from the coding sequence ATGGCGATTCCGGAGCCGGGTCGATCCTCCCCGCCCACCGAGCGGGTGGTGGCCGTATTGGAATTCCTGGCCGCGCACCCCCAGGACAGCTTCGGACTCTCCGACCTGAGCCGGCGGACCGGACTGAGTAAACCGACCTGCCTGGGCATCGTCACCACACTGGCCGAACGCGGATATCTGTTGCGCGACTCCGTGGACAAGACCTACCGGCTCGGTCCGGCGCTGATCGCGCTCGGGCACACCGCCCAGGAGTCGCTGCGGGTCAGCCCCGCCGCCCGAGACGAATTGCGCCGGTTGTCCGGAAGCTGCCACACCACAGCCGCGCTGTCGGCAGTGGTCGACGAGCGGATCACCCTGCTGGAAGTGGTCGCACCACCGGGCGTCGACATCGGCGTCCGCGTCGGCCAGAGCTATCCGTTCGCCCCGCCGGTGGGGTTGATGTTCGTGCTGTGGGACGACGAGGCGCTACGGCGGTGGCTGATCAAGGAACCCACCATTCCGCTGCGGACCGACACCCGGCGTCTCGACCGGGTGATCGCCGAATGCCGCACAACCGGATATCTGGTCGAGCGCCTCACCCCCGGCGGGCGACGACTGTACGGGCTGATGGCCGGCATGTCCTCGACCCTGCCTGACGAGCTGCGGGCGCTGCTCGGCGAGCTGATCTCCGATATCGGCGAGCGGGTCTACCTGCGCAGTGAGGCCGGCACTGCCAAGCGACACGATGTCAGCGTGATCTCAGCACCGGTGTACGACCATCACTGCCGGCAGGTGATGGTGGTGTCGCTGCAGATCGGGCGGGCGCTGACCGACGCCGAGATCGGCAGGCACGCCAAGAACCTCCTCGTCACCGCTGCGGCGCTGACCACACAACTGGGCGGCCGCAGCCCCACCGTCAGCTGA
- a CDS encoding SDR family oxidoreductase, with amino-acid sequence MTGLLEGKVVVISGVGPALGTTLARRCAENGADLVLAARTVQRLEEVAKTVTDLGRRAVTVGTDITDDAQVANLVSEALDAYGKVDVVINNAFRVPSMKPLADTTFEHMREAIELTVFGALRLVQGFTPALAETNGSVVNVNSMVVRHSQAKYGAYKMAKSALLAMSQSLATELGGQGIRVNSVLPGYIWGGTLESYFTHQAGKYGTTVEEIYQATAAASDLKRLPTENEVASAILFMASDLASGITGQALDVNCGEYKA; translated from the coding sequence ATGACTGGTCTGCTCGAAGGCAAAGTGGTCGTGATCAGCGGTGTCGGGCCGGCGCTGGGCACCACGCTGGCACGGCGATGCGCTGAAAACGGCGCCGATCTGGTGTTGGCAGCGCGGACGGTGCAACGGCTCGAGGAAGTGGCCAAGACGGTCACAGATCTCGGCCGCCGTGCCGTCACCGTGGGTACCGATATCACCGACGACGCCCAGGTTGCGAACCTGGTCAGTGAGGCGCTGGACGCCTACGGCAAGGTCGACGTGGTGATCAACAACGCCTTCCGGGTGCCGTCGATGAAGCCGTTGGCCGACACCACCTTCGAGCACATGCGGGAGGCCATCGAGCTCACCGTGTTCGGCGCGCTGCGGCTGGTCCAGGGGTTCACCCCGGCGCTGGCGGAGACCAACGGCTCGGTGGTCAACGTCAACTCCATGGTGGTCCGGCATTCTCAGGCCAAGTACGGCGCGTACAAGATGGCGAAGTCTGCGCTTCTGGCGATGTCGCAGTCATTGGCAACGGAGCTCGGCGGGCAGGGTATCCGGGTGAATTCCGTTCTGCCCGGCTATATCTGGGGCGGAACCCTGGAGAGCTACTTCACGCACCAGGCCGGGAAGTACGGCACCACGGTGGAGGAGATCTACCAGGCCACCGCGGCGGCATCGGATTTGAAGCGGCTGCCCACCGAGAATGAGGTGGCCTCGGCGATCCTGTTCATGGCCAGTGATCTGGCCAGCGGCATCACCGGCCAGGCCCTGGACGTC